From a region of the Aeoliella mucimassa genome:
- the dapA gene encoding 4-hydroxy-tetrahydrodipicolinate synthase — MTTKGEAFAGLSVALTTPITNGEVDYDKFGEQIEFQIAAGTNCLCPVGTTGESPTLSHEVHERVIAFVVEKAAGRIKVMPGTGSNSTAEALRLTKFAERVGADAALQVAPYYNKPTQKGFYEHFRVLAEECGIPQCIYNIPGRTAKNMEPETIIRLAELENIKLVKEATGSLDQASQIIAATNLTVLSGDDSLTLPLMAVGAHGVVSVVGNLVPGDMLQLIAAVNEGDFARAREWHYKLFALCRDMLGLATNPIPVKSAMQLVGRDSGEMLLPMTPLEPHEVDVLRKTLTAYGLL, encoded by the coding sequence ATGACGACCAAAGGCGAGGCGTTTGCTGGACTTTCCGTTGCGCTCACTACCCCCATCACCAACGGCGAAGTCGATTACGACAAGTTCGGCGAGCAGATCGAATTCCAAATTGCCGCTGGCACCAACTGCCTGTGCCCCGTTGGCACCACCGGCGAATCCCCCACGCTCAGCCATGAAGTGCACGAGCGGGTAATCGCCTTTGTGGTGGAAAAGGCCGCTGGCCGCATCAAGGTAATGCCTGGCACCGGTAGCAATAGCACCGCCGAAGCCTTGCGACTCACCAAGTTCGCCGAGCGCGTCGGTGCCGACGCGGCGTTGCAGGTAGCTCCCTACTACAACAAGCCAACGCAAAAGGGCTTCTACGAGCACTTCCGCGTACTGGCCGAAGAGTGTGGCATCCCTCAGTGCATCTATAACATCCCCGGCCGCACCGCGAAGAACATGGAGCCGGAGACCATCATTCGCCTGGCCGAGCTTGAGAACATCAAGCTGGTGAAGGAAGCCACTGGCTCGCTCGATCAAGCCTCGCAGATCATCGCCGCGACGAACCTCACCGTGCTTTCGGGCGACGATAGCCTGACGTTGCCGCTCATGGCGGTCGGTGCCCACGGCGTAGTCTCCGTGGTCGGCAACTTGGTGCCTGGTGACATGCTGCAGCTGATCGCGGCGGTGAATGAAGGCGACTTCGCCCGCGCTCGCGAGTGGCACTACAAGCTGTTTGCCCTCTGTCGCGACATGCTCGGCCTGGCCACCAACCCAATTCCCGTGAAGTCGGCCATGCAGTTGGTCGGCCGCGATTCGGGCGAGATGCTGCTGCCGATGACTCCGCTCGAGCCGCACGAAGTGGACGTGCTTCGCAAGACGCTCACTGCTTACGGGCTGCTGTAA